A region from the Bactrocera dorsalis isolate Fly_Bdor chromosome 1, ASM2337382v1, whole genome shotgun sequence genome encodes:
- the LOC105233954 gene encoding UDP-N-acetylhexosamine pyrophosphorylase isoform X2 — protein sequence MTVYDELYERLSKVGQEHLLKFWDELTLDQQEILVRDIDELNLKELKLYFERATASLQENGIKLDDRMQPVPEENLVSIERTAEERLKAYEAEGMRQISAGHVAVLLMAGGQGTRLGFAHPKGMYDVGLPSNKSLFRLQAERIQKLEELAYAATGSRGNITWYIMTSEHTIQPTNEYFMANNYFGLKRENIILFEQGSLPCFDYDGRIILDQKHRVARAPDGNGGLYRALKQQGILDDIKKRGILYLHAHSVDNILIKVADPVFIGYCVQENADCAAKVVEKSHPNEAIGVVAIVDGKNQVVEYSEISAKTAEMRNPDGRLTFSAGNICNHFFSAAFLHQIGDTYEKELKLHVAKKKIPFVDNSGKRITPEKPNGIKIEKFVFDVFEFAQKFVAMEVPRHIEFSALKNADSAGKDCPATARADLARLHKRYIEAAGGIVHGEECEISPFISYAGENLAPLVASKSYTSPVYLRSNRDPYHGHL from the exons ATGACGGTATACGACGAACTGTATGAGCGCCTCTCAAAGGTCGGTCAGGAGCATTTGCTTAAATTCTGGGATGAGTTGACACTCGATCAGCAGGAGATTTTGGTGCGTGATATAGACGAACTCAACCTGAAGGAATTGAAGTTATATTTTGAACGCGCCACAGCATCACTGCAAGAGAATGGCATTAAGCTGGATGATCGCATGCAACCAGTGCCCGAGGAGAACCTAGTTAGCATTGAGCGTACGGCCGAAGAACGTCTCAAGGCTTATGAAGCAGAGGGTATGCGTCAGATCAGCGCGGGACATGTTGCTGTCTTACTAATGGCTGGTGGACAAg GCACCCGGTTGGGTTTCGCTCACCCAAAGGGTATGTACGACGTGGGTCTCCCATCGAATAAATCACTTTTTCGCTTACAAGCCGAACGCATACAGAAACTGGAGGAATTGGCTTACGCCGCCACCGGCAGTCGTGGCAACATCACATGGTACATCATGACATCGGAGCACACAATACAACCAACAAATGAATACTTCATGGCCAATAACTATTTCGGACTGAAAAGAGAGAATATCATCCTATTCGAACAGGGTTCATTGCCATGTTTCGATTATGATGGTCGCATTATATTGGATCAAAAGCATCGTGTTGCACGCGCACCCGACGGTAATGGTGGATTGTACCGGGCGCTGAAACAACAAGGCATTCTGGATGATATTAAAAAACGCGGCATCTTATATTTGCATGCGCATAGTGTGGATAATATATTGATTAAGGTAGCCGATCCGGTCTTTATCGGTTATTGTGTACAAGAGAATGCCGACTGTGCAGCCAAGGTGGTGGAGAAATCACATCCCAACGAAGCTATCGGTGTGGTCGCCATAGTGGATGGCAAAAATCAGGTGGTGGAGTATAGCGAAATATCAGCGAAAACCGCTGAAATGCGCAATCCCGACGGACGTTTAACCTTTAGCGCCGGCAATATATGCAATCATTTCTTTTCGGCAGCTTTCTTGCATCAAATTGGTGACACATATGAGAAAGAGTTGAAGTTGCACGTTGCCAAAAAGAAGATACCATTTGTGGATAATTCGGGCAAACGTATTACGCCAGAAAAGCCCAATGGcatcaaaattgaaaaattcgtaTTCGACGTATTTGAGTTTGCGCAAAAATTCGTCGCTATGGAAGTGCCACGTCACATCGAGTTTAGCGCGCTGAAGAATGCCGACAGCGCTGGCAAGGATTGCCCAGCGACGGCACGCGCAGATTTAGCGCGTCTACATAAGCGTTATATTGAAGCCGCCGGTGGCATTGTGCATGGTGAGGAGTGTGAGATTTCGCCGTTTATAAGTTATGCTGGCGAAAACTTGGCGCCACTAGTGGCAAGCAAATCTTACACAAGCCCAGTTTACTTGCGTAGCAATCGCGACCCCTACCATGGACATCTGTGA
- the LOC105233954 gene encoding UDP-N-acetylhexosamine pyrophosphorylase isoform X1 yields the protein MGKEVSATTKYAKMTVYDELYERLSKVGQEHLLKFWDELTLDQQEILVRDIDELNLKELKLYFERATASLQENGIKLDDRMQPVPEENLVSIERTAEERLKAYEAEGMRQISAGHVAVLLMAGGQGTRLGFAHPKGMYDVGLPSNKSLFRLQAERIQKLEELAYAATGSRGNITWYIMTSEHTIQPTNEYFMANNYFGLKRENIILFEQGSLPCFDYDGRIILDQKHRVARAPDGNGGLYRALKQQGILDDIKKRGILYLHAHSVDNILIKVADPVFIGYCVQENADCAAKVVEKSHPNEAIGVVAIVDGKNQVVEYSEISAKTAEMRNPDGRLTFSAGNICNHFFSAAFLHQIGDTYEKELKLHVAKKKIPFVDNSGKRITPEKPNGIKIEKFVFDVFEFAQKFVAMEVPRHIEFSALKNADSAGKDCPATARADLARLHKRYIEAAGGIVHGEECEISPFISYAGENLAPLVASKSYTSPVYLRSNRDPYHGHL from the exons ATGGGTAAAGAAGTGTCTGCTACTACAAAATACG CAAAAATGACGGTATACGACGAACTGTATGAGCGCCTCTCAAAGGTCGGTCAGGAGCATTTGCTTAAATTCTGGGATGAGTTGACACTCGATCAGCAGGAGATTTTGGTGCGTGATATAGACGAACTCAACCTGAAGGAATTGAAGTTATATTTTGAACGCGCCACAGCATCACTGCAAGAGAATGGCATTAAGCTGGATGATCGCATGCAACCAGTGCCCGAGGAGAACCTAGTTAGCATTGAGCGTACGGCCGAAGAACGTCTCAAGGCTTATGAAGCAGAGGGTATGCGTCAGATCAGCGCGGGACATGTTGCTGTCTTACTAATGGCTGGTGGACAAg GCACCCGGTTGGGTTTCGCTCACCCAAAGGGTATGTACGACGTGGGTCTCCCATCGAATAAATCACTTTTTCGCTTACAAGCCGAACGCATACAGAAACTGGAGGAATTGGCTTACGCCGCCACCGGCAGTCGTGGCAACATCACATGGTACATCATGACATCGGAGCACACAATACAACCAACAAATGAATACTTCATGGCCAATAACTATTTCGGACTGAAAAGAGAGAATATCATCCTATTCGAACAGGGTTCATTGCCATGTTTCGATTATGATGGTCGCATTATATTGGATCAAAAGCATCGTGTTGCACGCGCACCCGACGGTAATGGTGGATTGTACCGGGCGCTGAAACAACAAGGCATTCTGGATGATATTAAAAAACGCGGCATCTTATATTTGCATGCGCATAGTGTGGATAATATATTGATTAAGGTAGCCGATCCGGTCTTTATCGGTTATTGTGTACAAGAGAATGCCGACTGTGCAGCCAAGGTGGTGGAGAAATCACATCCCAACGAAGCTATCGGTGTGGTCGCCATAGTGGATGGCAAAAATCAGGTGGTGGAGTATAGCGAAATATCAGCGAAAACCGCTGAAATGCGCAATCCCGACGGACGTTTAACCTTTAGCGCCGGCAATATATGCAATCATTTCTTTTCGGCAGCTTTCTTGCATCAAATTGGTGACACATATGAGAAAGAGTTGAAGTTGCACGTTGCCAAAAAGAAGATACCATTTGTGGATAATTCGGGCAAACGTATTACGCCAGAAAAGCCCAATGGcatcaaaattgaaaaattcgtaTTCGACGTATTTGAGTTTGCGCAAAAATTCGTCGCTATGGAAGTGCCACGTCACATCGAGTTTAGCGCGCTGAAGAATGCCGACAGCGCTGGCAAGGATTGCCCAGCGACGGCACGCGCAGATTTAGCGCGTCTACATAAGCGTTATATTGAAGCCGCCGGTGGCATTGTGCATGGTGAGGAGTGTGAGATTTCGCCGTTTATAAGTTATGCTGGCGAAAACTTGGCGCCACTAGTGGCAAGCAAATCTTACACAAGCCCAGTTTACTTGCGTAGCAATCGCGACCCCTACCATGGACATCTGTGA
- the LOC105233952 gene encoding transmembrane protein 115 has protein sequence MSAYHRNVQYLQQQFSALLHNTSPVITLICVVTGFGYLLSYSETAVRLLSVTPGKILPNAEFWIWTAFTFCFIELHWWEVIVDVVTVGLCGKMLEPLWGQLEMFKFFALTNFGVSILTTIYYLLYFVVTDNESILFDVHIHGLAGYVAGICVAVRQIMPDHLIFKTRWGKLTNRNVPLTVLVASILMWAIKLLDGTYPTMFGSGLIVAWVYLRFYQWHPNGRGDSSESFTFASFFPNVMQPVISILVNPIYICCLRLGIVKTPAPPRASSLAGSLSSVSIQIPGADAHDIERRRQIALKALSERLKSTDAARHNQLPKSFPTVSTGGAPMSGHHHHHHQKHQHHHSQQHGHHSHGHGHSHSHPHGHGHTQQHAPEHVSPEALLNPSFMGKSQHISANISSPITSVRAEPRMISTMSTIAIPMPAPPPRNDVNTDTNTTMSDALIDLSGTSKQ, from the exons ATGTCGGCGTACCATCGAAATGTACAATATCTGCAACAACAGTTTTCAGCTTTGCTGCACAACACATCGCCTGTTATTACGCTTATCTGTGTGGTCACTGGCTTTGGATATTTACTCTCGTACTCGGAGACCGCTGTGCGGTTGTTGAGTGTCACTCCAGGCAAAATACTTCCAAATGCTGAGTTCTGGATATGGACAgcatttacattttgttttattgaattaCATTGGTGGGAAGTGATTGTCGATGTCGTCACCGTGGGACTATGTGGCAAAATGTTGGAACCATTATGGGGACAATTGGAAATGTTCAAGTTTTTTGCTCTAACAAATTTTGGTGTATCCATACTTACAACAATATATTATCTGTTGTATTTTGTTGTGACCGATAATGAAAGTATACTCTTCGACGTACACATTCATGGACTGGCCGGCTACGTAGCAGGTATTTGTGTAGCAGTACGACAAATAATGCCCGatcatttaattttcaaaacgcGGTGGGGCAAATTAACTAATAG AAACGTACCCTTAACTGTGTTGGTGGCGTCAATTCTTATGTGGGCAATTAAATTATTGGATGGTACATATCCAACAATGTTCGGTTCCGGACTTATTGTGGCATGGGTTTATTTGCGCTTCTATCAATGGCATCCAAATGGGCGTGGTGATAGCTCTGAAAGTTTTACATTTGCCAGTTTCTTTCCAAATGTCATGCAGCCTGTAATTAGTATTCTGGTAAATCCCATCTATATATGTTGCTTAAGATTGGGCATTGTCAAAACACCAGCGCCACCACGTGCATCTTCTCTAGCTGGAAGTTTGTCTTCAGTATCCATACAAATACCTGGTGCAGATGCACATGATATAGAACGACGAAG ACAAATCGCCCTAAAAGCATTGAGTGAACGCTTAAAATCTACAGATGCAGCGCGGCATAATCAATTGCCGAAATCGTTTCCAACAGTCAGCACTGGTGGAGCGCCTATGTCAgggcatcatcatcatcatcatcagaaACACCAACATCATCACAGTCAACAGCATGGACATCATAGCCATGGTCATGGGCATAGTCATAGTCACCCACACGGTCATGGACATACACAACAACATGCACCAGAGCATGTTAGCCCAGAGGCATTACTAAATCCCTCTTTTATGGGCAAATCACAGCATATTAGCGCTAACATTTCGTCACCTATAACGAGTGTACGTGCAGAACCGCGTATGATCAGTACAATGAGTACGATAGCGATACCAATGCCGGCGCCACCGCCTAGGAATGATGTAAATACAGATACGAATACGACAATGAGTGACGCCCTAATCGACCTGAGCGGTACGTCTAAGCAGTag
- the LOC105233951 gene encoding protein transport protein Sec61 subunit alpha → MGIKFLEVIKPFCSILPEIAKPERKIQFREKVLWTAITLFIFLVCCQIPLFGIMSSDSADPFYWIRVILASNRGTLMELGISPIVTSGLIMQLLAGAKIIEVGDTPKDRALFNGAQKLFGMVITIGQAIVYVMTGMYGDPSEIGAGVCLLIIIQLFAAGLIVLLLDELLQKGYGLGSGISLFIATNICETIVWKAFSPTTVTTGRGTEFEGAVIALFHLMATRNDKVRALREAFYRQNLPNLMNLLATILVFAVVIYFQGFRVDLPVKSARYRGQYSSYPIKLFYTSNIPIILQSALVSNLYVISQMLAVKFQGNVFINLLGVWADVGGGGPARSYPIGGLCYYLSPPESVGHILTDPIHAILYIVFMLGSCAFFSKTWIDVSGSSAKDVAKQLKEQHMVMRGHRENSMIHELNRYIPTAAAFGGLCIGALSVMADFLGAIGSGTGILLAVTIIYQYFEIFVKEQSEMGGMGTLLF, encoded by the exons ATGGGAA TAAAATTCCTCGAAGTTATTAAGCCATTCTGCAGCATACTCCCGGAAATCGCCAAGCCGGAGCGAAAG ATTCAATTCAGGGAGAAGGTGCTATGGACTGCTATAACACTATTCATCTTCTTGGTTTGTTGCCAAATCCCGCTTTTCGGCATTATGAGCTCAGACTCAGCTGATCCATTCTACTGGATTCGTGTGATCTTGGCTTCTAACCGTGGTACTCTTATGGAACTTGGTATTTCACCAATTGTGACGTCTGGTTTGATTATGCAGCTGCTGGCGGGTGCCAAAATCATTGAGGTCGGTGATACGCCCAAAGATCGTGCATTGTTCAACGGTGCACAAAAATTGTTCGGCATGGTTATCACAATTGGTCAAGCTATTGTGTACGTCATGACTGGCATGTACGGAGATCCTTCAGAAATTGGCGCTGGTGTTTGTTTGTTGATTATCATTCAACTCTTTGCTGCCGGTTTGATTGTGCTCTTACTTGATGAATTGCTGCAAAAAGGTTACGGTTTGGGATCCGGTATTTCACTTTTCATTGCTACCAATATTTGCGAGACAATTGTGTGGAAGGCATTCTCACCGACAACAGTCACAACAGGACGTGGCACTGAATTTGAAGGCGCCGTAATTGCTTTATTCCATTTGATGGCCACACGCAACGATAAAGTGCGTGCTTTGCGCGAAGCTTTCTATCGTCAGAATTTGCCAAATTTGATGAATTTATTGGCTACAATCTTGGTGTTCGCCGTTGTCATATACTTCCAAGGTTTCCGCGTGGATTTGCCCGTGAAGTCGGCACGTTACCGTGGACAATACAGTAGTTACCCCATTAAGCTTTTCTACACCTCCAACATTCCAATCATTCTACAATCGGCCTTAGTTTCTAACTTGTATGTCATCTCCCAAATGTTGGCTGTCAAATTCCAAGGCAATGTCTTCATCAATCTACTCGGCGTATGGGCTGATGTTGGTGGTGGCGGCCCAGCTCGCTCCTACCCAATTGGCGGTCTGTGCTACTACCTGTCGCCACCAGAAAGTGTAGGACACATCTTAACCGATCCGATACACGCTATTTTGTACATTGTCTTCATGTTGGGATCTTGTGCCTTCTTCTCGAAAACATGGATCGATGTGTCTGGTAGCTCAGCCAAGGAT GTTGCCAAGCAATTGAAGGAACAACACATGGTAATGCGTGGCCATCGTGAAAACTCCATGATCCACGAACTGAACCGTTATATCCCAACAGCGGCCGCGTTTGGTGGTCTCTGCATTGGTGCGCTGTCTGTCATGGCTGACTTTTTGGGTGCCATTGGCTCAGGTACCGGTATTCTGCTGGCTGTAACCATCATCTATCAATACTTCGAAATCTTCGTTAAGGAGCAATCTGAAATGGGTGGCATGGGCACTTTACTGTTTTAA
- the LOC105233953 gene encoding E3 ubiquitin-protein ligase Hakai, producing the protein MGGARARGRGRGRGRGRGKKKETLDGIGASIAANSAQDDTESSNQLPDTVEDVTMQEGVKENEIDTTVPPAQMETEDLTATATTPTAGPPTIPAVAIEEPLQPATVLPQTIDMEADISQLEAPTFTTISRGPPEPMLRLKWDHKVNLIGEKVLNPMIHCCDQCDKPILLYGRMIPCKHVFCLKCARSEPIKICPRCNDKVLRVEQSGLGTVFMCTHGGSRYGNTGCRRTYLSQRDLQAHINHRHITQPAVIAQQPPQSIPANAISGGVSELKTSSSAADVNMETVFKSVSGNVQRKLSESSNSTTTIQAPSALLTQRRATTIGNIPPPGSVSSTSTQGSTHSHSSLTQANLARINTANEQNCHQGKVALHQTLKKTPITQSHHQPPESVADASYYSSVLNSFGSNDVEQSGGGSGNITSTSQTNCAATQNTWQSNQYYR; encoded by the exons ATGGGCGGTGCACGAGCTCGTGGACGTGGACGCGGTCGAGGACGTGGTAGAGGCAAGAAGAAGGAG aCACTTGATGGTATTGGAGCAAGTATAGCTGCCAACAGTGCACAAGACGATACCGAAAGTTCTAATCAACTACCCGATACTGTTGAAGATGTAACAATGCAAGAGGGtgttaaagaaaatgaaattgataCGACAGTTCCGCCTGCACAAATGGAAACGGAAGATTTGACGGCAACTGCGACAACGCCTACTGCAGGACCACCTACCATACCAGCTGTGGCGATTGAAGAGCCTTTACAGCCGGCAACTGTTTTACCACAAACAA ttGATATGGAAGCTGATATCTCACAACTGGAAGCACCAACATTTACTACGATTTCACGCGGACCACCCGAACCCATGTTACGCCTCAAATGGGATCATAAAGTAAACTTGATCGGCGAAAAAGTGTTGAATCCTATGATACACTGTTGTGATCAATGTGACAAACCAATTCTGTTATACGGTCGCATGATACCGTGTAAGCACGTATTCTGCTTGAAATGTGCACGTTCGGAACCAATAAAGATTTGTCCGCGCTGTAATGATAAGGTGTTGCGCGTTGAACAATCTGGCTTGGGCACAGTTTTTATGTGTACACATGGTGGtagtcgttatggcaataccgGTTGTAGACGTACATATTTGTCACAACGCGATCTACAAGCGCATATCAATCATAGACATATTACACAGCCAGCGGTAATAGCACAACAACCACCACAAAGTATACCTGCTAATGCTATAAGTGGAGGCGTCAGTGAATTAAAGACATCATCATCAGCTGCTGATGTGAATATGGAGACGGTATTCAAGAGTGTCAGCGGCAATGTACAACGAAAA CTTTCGGAGTCGTCTAACAGTACTACTACAATACAAGCGCCATCAGCTTTGTTAACACAACGACGTGCCACTACCATAGGCAATATACCACCGCCCGGCTCCGTTAGCTCAACATCCACACAAGGTTCTACACATTCGCATTCCTCCTTAACGCAGGCCAATCTAGCGCGCATTAACACGGCAAACGAACAAAATTGTCATCAAGGCAAGGTGGCGCTACATCAAACATTAAAGAAGACGCCTATAACACAGTCGCATCATCAACCACCTGAAAGTGTAGCCGATGCTTCCTATTATAGTAGCGTACTAAACTCCTTTGGCAGCAATGATGTCGAACAAAGTGGCGGTGGTAGTGGTAATATAACGTCGACATCACAAACCAACTGTGCAGCAACACAAAACACTTGGCAATCAAATCAGTACTATAGATGA
- the LOC105233950 gene encoding lysophospholipid acyltransferase 7 — MSIDDVIYVLCLLGCIGAGHYVKKIGDETQRKFISTGLGLLVVFIASGYHALHCIISTTIGALVVIHMHPSRCHLITFCLMFGYLVFFRLVHVFGLPNYPGHTNMIQMILTLKVSGVAFEKTAAWKKLRQRDKAIAERKSGEDTAGTEPLVEVTDYDVELQDIGFAEIFHYCFNYIGVLTGPYYRYRTYLDYFEMPFKDYAPHISATIEKLKYAGLYCSLYLVANYIWPLEYALSEEFYQERSFIYRLMYVWPTFFTFRMRIYTGLTLSECVCTMAGFGAYPDEADATNGEGPRKQYAHLRRDADKRTYNFTTIVNTRVRSVETCWTFREGMKHWNICIQYWLAVNVYKLFPSKQYRTIVTLLCSAFWHGFRPGHYFCIMGAPFYVSLEDMWNKLVRKDATGLQRQIIDILFWIAKFFAFSYLGISFLLASFSNIWKYYSSVYHIGYVEWCVFMVLGKYLLNLKKSAEKRQQKQKEVAESEKEQMKKVA; from the exons ATGAGTATCGATGACGTGATTTACGTCCTTTGCCTACTCGGTTGCATTGGTGCGGGACATTACGTCAAGAAGATAGGCGATGAAACACAACGAAAATTTATCAGCACCGGTCTCGGCTTGCTGGTGGTGTTTATTGCATCGGGTTACCATGCACTACACTGCATTATATCGACAACGATTGGCGCGCTCGTAGTTATCCATATGCACCCAAG TCGTTGCCATTTGATTACATTTTGTTTAATGTTCGGCTATTTGGTATTCTTCCGCTTAGTGCACGTATTTGGTTTGCCAAATTATCCTGGACACACCAATATGATACAAATGATATTAACATTAAAG GTTTCGGGTGTTGCTTTTGAGAAAACGGCTGCTTGGAAAAAGTTACGACAGCGTGATAAAGCAATTGCCGAAAGGAAGAGCGGTGAAGATACAGCCGGCACTGAGCCACTTGTGGAAGTAACAGACTATGATGTGGAATTGCAGGATATAGGATTTGCTGAGATCTTCCACTATTGCTTCAACTACATAGGAGTATTGACAG GTCCATATTACCGTTATCGCACATACCTCGATTACTTCGAGATGCCATTCAAAGATTATGCGCCGCATATAAGCGCAACAATAGAAAAGCTTAAATATGCCGGTCTCTATTGTTCACTGTATCTTGTAGCAAACTACATATGGCCCCTAGAG TATGCTTTAAGTGAAGAATTTTATCAAGAGCGTTCATTTATATATCggcttatgtatgtgtggccAACATTTTTCACGTTCCGTATGCGTATTTACACCGGCTTGACGCTGAGCGAATGCGTCTGCACAATGGCTGGTTTTGGCGCTTACCCCGATGAAGCGGATGCCACAAATGGTGAAGGACCACGTAAGCAGTACGCACATTTGAGACGTGATGCCGACAAGCGTACTTACAATTTTACTACGATTGTAAATACGCGCGTGCGTAGCGTGGAGACTTGTTGGACCTTCCGTGAGGGCATGAAACACTGGAATATTTGCATACAGTATTGGTTGGCAGTgaatgtttacaaattattccCAAGCAAGCAGTACAG aactATCGTAACATTGCTTTGCTCAGCCTTCTGGCATGGCTTCCGTCCTGGGCACTATTTCTGCATCATGGGTGCGCCATTTTACGTTTCTTTGGAGGATATGTGGAACAAATTGGTGCGCAAGGATGCAACTGGACTACAACGTCAAATTATCGACATCCTCTTTTGGATAGCGAAATTCTTTGCTTTCAGCTATCTCGGCATCTCATTTCTATTAGCTTCGTTTTCGAATATTTGGAAATACTACAGTTCAGTATATCATATTGGTTATGTGGAATGGTGTGTCTTTATGGTATTGGGTAAATATctgttaaatttgaaaaagtcagCCGAAAAGCgtcaacaaaagcaaaaggaGGTTGCAGAAAGCGAAAAGGAGCAAATGAAAAAAGTCGCATAA